A section of the Humulus lupulus chromosome 2, drHumLupu1.1, whole genome shotgun sequence genome encodes:
- the LOC133817512 gene encoding protein NRT1/ PTR FAMILY 6.4, which yields MVLVSTHGEKDGGSDRTVYDFRGNLADKSKTGGWLAAGLGLGVELSERICVMGISMNLVTYLVQYLHIPSAKSATIVTNFMGTLNLLGLLGGFLADAKFGRYLTVAISATITAIGVVMLTLSTIIPSMRPPHCDDFRNLHHQCIEADGNQLALLYAALYTIALGGGGIKSNVSGFGSDQFDVSDPKEEKAMVFFFNRFYFGISLGSLFAVIVLVYIQDNVGRGWGYGISAGTMIIAVIILLCGTPFYRFKKPKGSPLTVIWRVILLAWKKRNHPYPSDPSLLNKYSEATVPFTEKLKCLDKAAIVDKENYNASDENKNNHWIVSTVTEVEEVKMVLKLIPIWSTCILFWTIYSQMTTFTIEQATFMKRNIGSFVIPSGSFSTFLFISILLFTSLNEKLFVPLVRRLTHNPVGITSLQRVGIGLVFSMAAMVAAAVIEKQRREHAVHNETMISAFWLVPQFFLVGAGEAFAYVGQLEFFIREAPEKMKSMSTGLFLSSLSMGFFVSSLLVSLVDEVTKRSWLRSNLNKGMLDNFYWLLAVLGLINFGVFLVFASRHQYKDMHFIGLNDSGEKELKTTNDVTAERLEEKITIEAMEGP from the exons ATG GTTCTGGTTTCAACTCATGGAGAGAAAGATGGTGGAAGTGATAGAACTGTGTATGATTTTCGAGGGAATCTGGCTGACAAGTCCAAGACTGGGGGGTGGCTTGCTGCAGGGCTTGGCTTAG GAGTTGAACTCTCTGAGAGGATATGTGTTATGGGAATTTCAATGAATCTGGTGACTTACTTGGTCCAATACTTGCATATTCCATCAGCAAAGTCTGCAACAATAGTCACCAACTTCATGGGAACTCTCAATCTCCTTGGCCTCCTTGGAGGTTTTTTAGCTGATGCTAAGTTCGGCCGGTACCTCACTGTTGCAATCTCAGCAACCATAACTGCTATT GGGGTTGTTATGTTAACTCTGTCAACAATCATTCCCAGCATGAGACCTCCTCATTGTGATGACTTCAGAAATTTGCATCACCAATGTATTGAGGCAGATGGAAACCAACTTGCCTTGCTCTATGCTGCGTTGTACACCATAGCACTTGGTGGAGGTGGAATAAAATCAAACGTTTCTGGTTTCGGGTCAGATCAGTTTGATGTTTCAGACCCCAAGGAGGAGAAGGCCATGGTTTTTTTCTTCAACAGATTCTATTTTGGGATAAGTTTGGGATCCTTGTTTGCTGTGATTGTTCTGGTTTATATTCAAGATAATGTTGGAAGAGGGTGGGGCTATGGGATATCAGCAGGGACAATGATAATAGCGGTCATTATTTTGCTCTGTGGGACACCATTTTATCGTTTTAAGAAGCCTAAGGGTAGCCCTTTAACAGTCATATGGAGGGTCATATTATTGGCCTGGAAGAAGAGGAACCATCCTTACCCTTCTGATCCAAGTCTCTTGAATAAGTACTCAGAAGCTACGGTCCCATTCACAGAGAAGTTAAA GTGTCTGGACAAAGCTGCAATTGTAGACAAGGAGAATTACAATGCCAGTGATGAAAACAAAAACAACCATTGGATAGTATCCACTGTTACTGAAGTTGAGGAGGTCAAAATGGTTCTTAAACTCATCCCCATATGGTCAACTTGCATCCTGTTTTGGACAATCTACTCTCAAATGACTACTTTCACAATCGAGCAAGCTACCTTCATGAAACGAAATATTGGGAGTTTTGTTATCCCTTCAGGCTCTTTCTCTACTTTTCTCTTCATATCCATTCTCCTCTTTACTTCCCTTAATGAAAAACTATTCGTCCCCCTTGTTCGGAGACTCACTCACAACCCCGTTGGAATCACTAGCCTCCAGAGGGTTGGGATTGGACTGGTCTTCTCAATGGCAGCTATGGTGGCCGCTGCAGTGATTGAAAAACAACGGAGAGAACACGCGGTTCACAACGAAACCATGATCAGTGCTTTCTGGCTAGTCCCTCAGTTCTTTCTTGTAGGAGCTGGAGAAGCTTTTGCCTACGTCGGGCAACTGGAGTTTTTCATCAGAGAAGCACCGGAGAAGATGAAGTCCATGAGCACAGGACTGTTCCTCAGTAGTCTCTCCATGGGCTTCTTTGTCAGCAGTTTGTTGGTTTCACTAGTGGATGAAGTTACCAAGAGAAGTTGGCTCAGGAGTAACTTGAACAAGGGAATGTTAGATAACTTCTATTGGCTCCTGGCAGTTCTGGGATTGATCAATTTTGGAGTTTTCCTAGTCTTTGCATCGAGACATCAATACAAAGATATGCATTTCATTGGCCTCAATGACAGCGGGGAAAAAGAGCTTAAGACCACAAATGATGTAACGGCAGAAAGGTTGGAAGAGAAAATAACCATAGAGGCAATGGAGGGACCCTAA